The genomic window CGAATTATATGCTCAGCAATTTAAATGGACAGCTAGATACGCTGGACAAGACAATGTTTTAGGAAAAGCTAACGTACGTTTAATCGAAGGAGTAAATACATTAGGAGTTGATATGTCAGATCCTAATGCTCAAGATGATATTGTAGTTTCAGAATTGCATATCCCTAAAGGTAAAAAAGTTCACTTTAAAATGCGTTCTCAGGATGTATTGCACTCTGCTTACTTCCCTCACTTTAGAGCACAAATGAACTGTGTTCCTGGTATGGTTACTGAATTTGCTTTTGTTCCAACTTATACTACTGCAGAATATAGAGAGTTGCCATTTATGGTTGAAAAAGTTGCACACATCAACAAACTTAGAGCTGAAAAAAGTGCTGAGTTAGTTGCAAAAGGAGGTACAGCTTTGGATCCTTACACATTTGATTATTTATTATTATGTAATAAAATTTGTGGAGCTTCTCACTACAACATGCAAATGAAAGTGGTAGTTGATTCTCCAGAGGATTACAAAAAATGGTTAAGTGAGAAAACTACTTTAGCTCAAGATATTAAAGCAGCTGCTGCTGCTGAAAAACCAGCTGAAGGAGCTGCACCAACTACAGATACTGCTGCAAAAGTAATTGACACTGTTAAAACTGTTGTCGATACTGTTAAAGCGGCTGTAGCTAAAGTTGCGATGAAATAATATTATTAAGAAAATTTAAAGTACAAATATATGTCAGCAGAAGCGCACGGTCACGATCACGGACACGATCACGAGCACGAACATCATCATAAAGACACGTTCATTACTAAATATATTTTTAGTATTGATCATAAAATGATTGCTAAACAATACTTGATTACTGGTATTGTTATGGGAGTAATTGGGATTGCAATGTCCTTGCTTTTTAGAATGCAATTAGCGTGGCCAGAAGAGTCTTTCAAAATATTTAATGTTTTATTAGGAGATAAATTTGCACCTGATGGTGTAATGGCAAATGATATTTATCTGGCTTTAGTTACAATTCACGGTACCATCATGGTATTCTTTGTACTGACGGCAGGTTTAAGTGGAACGTTTAGTAACTTATTGATTCCGCTTCAAATTGGAGCACGAGATATGGCATCTGGATTTATGAATATGATTTCATACTGGTTGTTTTTCTTATCTGCAGTTGTAATGTTATGTTCATTATTTGTTGAAGCTGGACCAGCATCTGCAGGATGGACAATTTACCCTCCTTTAAGTGCATTGCCACAAGCAATTCCAGGATCAGGAACAGGTATGACATTATGGTTAGTATCTATGGCTATTTTCATCGCATCTTCTTTGATGGGATCTTTAAATTACATTGTTACTGTACTTAACTTAAGAACTAAAGGAATGTCTATGACAAGACTTCCTCTTACAATCTGGACATTTTTCGTAACAGCTATTATTGGTGTTATTTCATTTCCAGTTTTATTATCTGCTGCTTTATTATTGATTTTTGATAGAAGTTTTGGTACTTCATTCTTCTTATCTGATATCTATATTGCAGGAGAGGTTTTACACTACCAAGGAGGTTCTCCAGTATTGTTTGAGCACTTATTCTGGTTCTTAGGTCACCCTGAGGTTTACATTGTAATCTTACCAGCGATGGGACTTGTTTCAGAAATTATGGCTACAAATGCTCGTAAACCAATTTTCGGTTACAGAGCGATGATTATGTCAGTTCTTGCAATTGCATTCTTATCAACTATCGTTTGGGGTCACCACATGTTTATTTCAGGTATGAATCCTTTCTTAGGATCTGTATTTACTTTTACAACT from Flavobacterium sp. KACC 22763 includes these protein-coding regions:
- a CDS encoding cytochrome c oxidase subunit II is translated as MTSLLVIIVLVLLAVALWQLTKIFDLTQVGTSSDDSQVASDNDNNIQGYIMFGFLAFIYIFTIYGLLKWGNLALHTPASEHGLLVDNLMNITWVLIFIVQVITQGLLYWFSFKNRGNKDRKALFFADSNKLEAIWSIIPSVVLACLILYGLYAWNNIMFVDKDEDVIEIELYAQQFKWTARYAGQDNVLGKANVRLIEGVNTLGVDMSDPNAQDDIVVSELHIPKGKKVHFKMRSQDVLHSAYFPHFRAQMNCVPGMVTEFAFVPTYTTAEYRELPFMVEKVAHINKLRAEKSAELVAKGGTALDPYTFDYLLLCNKICGASHYNMQMKVVVDSPEDYKKWLSEKTTLAQDIKAAAAAEKPAEGAAPTTDTAAKVIDTVKTVVDTVKAAVAKVAMK
- a CDS encoding cytochrome c oxidase subunit I: MSAEAHGHDHGHDHEHEHHHKDTFITKYIFSIDHKMIAKQYLITGIVMGVIGIAMSLLFRMQLAWPEESFKIFNVLLGDKFAPDGVMANDIYLALVTIHGTIMVFFVLTAGLSGTFSNLLIPLQIGARDMASGFMNMISYWLFFLSAVVMLCSLFVEAGPASAGWTIYPPLSALPQAIPGSGTGMTLWLVSMAIFIASSLMGSLNYIVTVLNLRTKGMSMTRLPLTIWTFFVTAIIGVISFPVLLSAALLLIFDRSFGTSFFLSDIYIAGEVLHYQGGSPVLFEHLFWFLGHPEVYIVILPAMGLVSEIMATNARKPIFGYRAMIMSVLAIAFLSTIVWGHHMFISGMNPFLGSVFTFTTLLIAIPSAVKAFNWITTLWKGNLQFNPAMLFSIGMVSTFITGGLTGIILGDSTLDINVHDTYFVIAHFHLVMGISALYGMFAGIYHWFPKMYGRMLNKNLGYIHFWVTAVCAYGVFFPMHFIGLAGLPRRYYTNTNFPLFDDLQNVNVLITTFALVGGAFQLVFLYNFFSSIFYGKKAVQNPWKSTTLEWTTPVEHIHGNWPGEIPHVYRWPYDYSNPNHDVDFVPQNVPMKEGEEVLHH